Proteins encoded by one window of Lactobacillus paragasseri:
- a CDS encoding putative phage tail protein, translating into MNNKYELLNYMPDYYEGVYEMEELLKSESLTLKDLEDSHLRTLLNEFVSTADTKGISLFESQLGIVPDENDTLEMRRNKVLMYVLPPRPITIRFFRDMLNNVNLPVKIDVNYGARAVVATAKSAEMTSNQINYLKYLLNVYLPANLLYQVKILLNTAKVSDNLNLGIGNVVKAASIAKASPSQVFN; encoded by the coding sequence ATGAACAATAAGTACGAACTTCTAAACTACATGCCTGATTATTATGAGGGCGTGTATGAGATGGAGGAGTTGCTTAAGTCTGAAAGTTTAACACTTAAGGATTTAGAAGATAGCCATTTGCGGACATTACTAAATGAATTTGTTTCAACTGCTGATACAAAAGGTATTTCACTCTTTGAAAGTCAACTGGGTATAGTTCCAGATGAAAACGATACTTTAGAAATGCGCAGAAACAAGGTCTTGATGTATGTACTACCACCAAGACCGATAACAATTAGGTTTTTCAGAGATATGCTAAACAACGTTAATCTTCCAGTGAAAATTGATGTTAATTACGGTGCAAGGGCTGTTGTAGCAACTGCTAAATCAGCAGAAATGACAAGTAATCAGATAAATTACTTGAAATATCTGTTAAATGTTTACTTGCCAGCTAATCTCTTGTATCAAGTAAAGATTTTGCTAAACACTGCAAAGGTTTCTGATAATTTGAACTTGGGCATTGGTAACGTTGTAAAAGCAGCTAGCATAGCAAAAGCAAGTCCCAGCCAAGTGTTTAACTAG
- a CDS encoding pyocin knob domain-containing protein, translated as MSEYNKTILTNEGIDLARRANKGTATFSLTRGVSSTDNLSGKTVEELQNLTQLPSIQQSVKLSDVGDASDNSDTVLGVRMTFDNQNLKTGYNVHTVGIYAKEPDKNEILYGIATAKTPEYIPDFGEQTLFKFDFLMYLVIGRTDKVTVEVSPDDVYRKKEVYSKSEVDTAVAKLDKKDAEIVKSLNDYKLENSTYHTNFEKSVTDRLGTKADKTTVEQQLGTKADKSNTYTKDEVNSKVAPKADKGYVDSELNKKADKATTYTKKEVDNKITGQVKSVNGHTANASGAVTLPTLTANVLTGYDVKNKAATFDNNAHFDANGLFSRWLVDQGVIGQLADAINAKLPIEAGDPNGDLLDHAGNKIEYWNGNGDGVKNLPPMNNKKWFFAVKLFDSGWGSVTIVDQDGSYWLNTKNGDIWTGWRSVVTNEHLKKLKFVKQSLDQNGNIFQDTKFVTQEADGTYKINIFDSDWTANKVSWLLNNTKSYSIQNNTDLNNVKNTGFYNAAGPSGLKNSPVSAWFSMSVNANQWNGQQTLYDTNSGQLYVRTWNSTRFTDWQRIANAGDLTNQSITSITDYDVASEGWHNTQVGKFDPSGHFSNFLVDAAALKPIAEAINNLNTNLTTMRTELMNLKKRTDYNTPQGEFNNTTVNLNNLRSTGMYRLSNCHVQSGPYPTDNAHWVYVKVTVFDANTVYQTLYEGDNMYGRKSSSLSAWGQWHEYLNRPI; from the coding sequence ATGTCAGAATATAATAAGACAATTTTAACTAACGAAGGTATCGACTTAGCCCGTAGAGCTAACAAAGGTACAGCAACTTTTTCTTTAACGAGAGGTGTTTCATCAACTGATAACTTATCAGGAAAGACTGTTGAAGAACTTCAAAACTTAACCCAGTTACCAAGTATCCAGCAATCAGTGAAGTTGAGTGATGTAGGAGATGCGTCTGATAATTCAGATACTGTTTTAGGTGTTAGAATGACCTTTGATAACCAGAATTTGAAGACTGGTTATAATGTGCATACTGTTGGTATCTACGCAAAAGAGCCTGATAAAAATGAAATTCTTTACGGTATAGCTACTGCAAAAACGCCAGAATACATTCCAGACTTTGGGGAGCAAACTTTATTTAAGTTTGATTTTTTGATGTATCTAGTAATTGGTAGAACTGATAAGGTAACTGTTGAAGTTAGTCCGGATGATGTTTATCGTAAAAAGGAAGTGTATAGCAAGTCCGAGGTTGATACAGCTGTAGCAAAACTTGATAAAAAAGACGCTGAAATCGTTAAGAGCTTAAACGATTATAAATTGGAGAACTCTACTTATCACACAAACTTTGAGAAAAGCGTAACTGATAGGCTGGGTACTAAAGCTGATAAAACTACTGTAGAACAGCAACTTGGAACAAAGGCTGATAAATCAAATACTTACACCAAAGATGAAGTGAATAGTAAAGTGGCTCCTAAGGCAGACAAAGGCTATGTAGACAGCGAATTAAACAAGAAAGCCGATAAAGCTACTACTTACACCAAGAAAGAAGTTGATAATAAAATCACTGGTCAGGTTAAGTCGGTAAATGGGCACACTGCTAATGCCAGTGGTGCAGTAACCTTACCAACTTTAACAGCTAATGTGCTTACTGGCTATGATGTAAAGAATAAGGCTGCTACTTTTGATAACAACGCTCATTTTGACGCAAATGGGCTTTTTTCAAGATGGCTTGTAGATCAAGGCGTTATCGGACAACTTGCTGATGCAATTAATGCAAAGTTACCCATTGAAGCAGGAGATCCTAATGGAGACTTGTTAGATCATGCTGGTAATAAGATTGAATATTGGAACGGTAATGGTGATGGTGTCAAGAACTTGCCACCAATGAACAATAAGAAATGGTTCTTTGCAGTCAAACTATTCGATTCGGGTTGGGGTTCAGTTACTATTGTAGATCAAGACGGTAGTTATTGGTTGAATACTAAGAATGGCGATATTTGGACTGGTTGGCGTTCAGTAGTCACGAATGAACATCTTAAAAAGTTGAAATTTGTAAAGCAATCATTAGATCAAAACGGTAATATTTTCCAAGATACTAAGTTTGTAACTCAAGAGGCAGACGGAACATATAAGATTAACATTTTTGATAGCGACTGGACTGCTAATAAGGTTTCATGGCTGTTAAATAATACCAAGTCTTACAGCATTCAAAATAATACTGATTTGAATAACGTTAAGAATACGGGGTTCTATAATGCGGCAGGTCCTTCCGGATTAAAAAATTCTCCTGTGTCAGCTTGGTTTAGTATGTCCGTAAATGCCAATCAATGGAACGGCCAACAAACTCTGTATGATACAAATAGTGGTCAATTATATGTGAGAACGTGGAATTCAACTAGATTTACAGATTGGCAAAGAATAGCTAATGCTGGCGACTTAACTAATCAGAGTATTACATCAATTACTGATTATGATGTAGCTTCCGAAGGCTGGCATAACACCCAAGTTGGAAAATTTGATCCATCAGGACACTTTAGTAATTTCTTAGTTGATGCTGCAGCTTTGAAGCCGATAGCAGAGGCAATCAATAACCTGAATACCAATTTAACAACTATGCGAACTGAGTTAATGAACTTGAAGAAGAGAACTGATTACAATACTCCTCAAGGAGAGTTCAATAATACCACTGTAAATCTTAATAACTTAAGAAGCACAGGAATGTATCGTCTTTCAAATTGTCATGTTCAAAGTGGACCATATCCAACCGATAATGCGCACTGGGTTTACGTTAAAGTGACAGTATTTGATGCTAATACTGTTTATCAAACGCTCTATGAAGGCGATAATATGTACGGCAGAAAATCCTCAAGTCTCTCAGCTTGGGGACAATGGCATGAATATTTGAATAGACCTATTTAA
- a CDS encoding XkdX family protein: MFDFDFSSIYSNLESLCKSALDNGYFTDNTIAGFVQQGAFDADGYKRITGDDYVAGDQNTVANG, from the coding sequence ATGTTTGATTTCGATTTCAGTTCTATCTATTCAAACCTTGAAAGTTTGTGTAAATCTGCATTAGATAATGGGTACTTTACAGACAACACCATTGCAGGATTTGTGCAGCAAGGGGCATTTGATGCAGATGGCTATAAGAGAATTACGGGTGATGATTATGTTGCAGGAGATCAAAATACTGTGGCAAACGGCTAA
- a CDS encoding phage holin, which produces MSLGQITDLVIVVLSVVVTIIFYFYSKHKIEIDKKALQGDALAKAEQMIARSAGAIVFQTDKEGGSGQEKLVAAFNALINILDMAHLPHPSTAYIKGEIEKSVTTMKQTKNFVDSMQTLTKEDDAAKQLKSKTIVGELKEVKK; this is translated from the coding sequence ATGAGTTTAGGACAAATTACAGACTTGGTTATTGTTGTTCTATCGGTAGTTGTGACAATAATCTTTTATTTTTATTCAAAGCACAAAATTGAAATTGATAAGAAAGCACTGCAAGGAGACGCATTAGCTAAGGCTGAGCAAATGATTGCTAGATCTGCAGGAGCAATTGTTTTTCAAACTGACAAAGAAGGTGGATCAGGCCAAGAAAAGCTGGTAGCGGCTTTTAATGCCCTTATCAATATTTTGGATATGGCTCATTTACCGCATCCCTCAACAGCTTATATCAAGGGCGAGATTGAGAAGTCGGTTACTACGATGAAGCAAACGAAAAATTTCGTTGATAGTATGCAAACACTGACTAAGGAAGACGATGCAGCCAAACAATTGAAAAGTAAGACCATTGTTGGCGAATTGAAAGAAGTAAAGAAGTAG
- a CDS encoding GH25 family lysozyme gives MVEVAKRSYGVDVSSHNSGNYSGSKFAVVKVSEGLDYRNPKAQSQVSTARANSMLPMAYHYARFSGNSNVAIQEGNYAVTSAKAVGLEAGTYLACDYEQGSGNETRGDRETNTTAILSFLDTIVGAGYKPLLYSGAYLMRDKINTSRILAKYPNCLWVAAYPSGNGTAVSEPNFGYFPSMNGVAIWQFTDNWRGLNVDGNISLIDLKNDSKPVAQPSVAQSASEKTWTDVQGVTWHEEHGTFITGGAINLRWGANTQSTLITTLPAGSEVKYNAWARDSAGRVWLQQPRENGKNGYLVGRVGSEPWGTFK, from the coding sequence ATGGTTGAAGTAGCTAAAAGAAGTTACGGTGTAGATGTATCAAGTCATAACAGCGGCAATTATTCCGGATCGAAATTTGCCGTTGTTAAAGTGTCAGAGGGCTTAGATTATCGTAATCCTAAAGCACAATCTCAAGTATCTACTGCAAGAGCTAATAGTATGTTGCCAATGGCTTATCACTATGCGAGGTTTAGTGGCAATAGTAACGTAGCAATTCAAGAAGGTAACTATGCAGTTACTTCTGCAAAAGCTGTTGGTCTTGAAGCAGGTACTTACTTAGCTTGTGACTATGAACAAGGAAGTGGAAACGAAACTAGAGGAGATCGTGAAACTAATACGACTGCTATCTTATCTTTCTTAGATACTATTGTGGGTGCTGGTTATAAGCCTTTACTATACTCAGGCGCTTATCTTATGAGAGACAAAATTAATACTTCTAGAATTTTAGCCAAGTATCCTAATTGTTTGTGGGTAGCAGCATATCCATCAGGTAATGGTACTGCGGTAAGTGAACCAAACTTTGGCTACTTTCCATCAATGAACGGAGTAGCAATTTGGCAATTTACCGATAACTGGCGCGGGTTAAATGTTGACGGAAACATCAGCTTGATTGATCTAAAAAATGATAGCAAACCAGTAGCTCAGCCATCTGTTGCACAATCAGCATCAGAAAAAACATGGACTGATGTACAAGGTGTGACTTGGCATGAAGAACATGGTACTTTCATCACTGGTGGAGCGATTAATCTTCGCTGGGGCGCTAATACGCAAAGCACACTGATTACCACCTTACCAGCAGGTTCAGAAGTTAAATACAATGCTTGGGCTAGAGATAGTGCTGGGCGTGTATGGTTACAGCAACCGAGAGAAAATGGTAAGAATGGCTATTTAGTTGGTCGTGTCGGCAGTGAGCCGTGGGGAACTTTCAAATAA
- a CDS encoding type I toxin-antitoxin system Fst family toxin encodes MSSLKEFLTLVIAPILVGMVKSLFDHWLDDRRNNKKHK; translated from the coding sequence GTGAGTTCGTTGAAGGAATTTCTAACTTTAGTTATAGCTCCAATTCTTGTGGGAATGGTGAAATCACTATTCGATCACTGGCTGGATGATCGGCGTAACAACAAAAAACATAAATAG
- the glmS gene encoding glutamine--fructose-6-phosphate transaminase (isomerizing) produces MCGIVGVVGKPARDIILNGLTNLEYRGYDSAGMYLNDLNGNEYLTKAVGRISNLKEKLTPDEQGLVGIGHTRWATHGKPTVDNAHPHFDETKRFYLVHNGVIENYVELKEKYLQGVKFHSNTDTEVVVQLIGKIAREKNLDGFSAFKEALKLVKGSYAFLLVDNTEPDHVFIAKNKSPMMLGLGDGFNIIASDAISVLDQTKTFVDLQDGDVGDITKDSYTIETVDGKKVERKPHVLDIDPNAASKGTYEFYMLKEIDEQPSVMRKISQTYFDENGDVKVEPQIIDALSKADRIYIYAAGTSYHAGLVGKTLLEHYTGIPIEVGLASEAGYHFPMLSKKPFFIFLTQSGETADSRVVLKEVNKRNIPSLTITNVEGSTLSREADYTMLLEAGPEIAVASTKAYTAQIAVQAVLAKALGEALNNQDAKDWNLKHDLAIAAEGMQQLVDSKESLKEIADKYLIKSRNAFYIGRGIDYAVALEGALKLKEVSYIQTEGFAAAELKHGTISLIEKGTPVIALINDPATADLTRGNIQEVVSRGANIITIVGKDFAREGDDVVLPEINYYMSALLTVVPAQLLAYYASKDKGLDVDKPRNLAKSVTVE; encoded by the coding sequence ATGTGTGGAATTGTTGGTGTTGTTGGAAAACCTGCAAGAGATATTATTTTAAATGGTCTAACTAACTTAGAGTACCGTGGTTACGATTCAGCAGGTATGTATTTAAATGATCTTAATGGCAATGAATATTTAACTAAGGCAGTTGGTAGAATTTCTAACTTAAAAGAAAAGTTAACTCCAGATGAACAAGGCTTAGTTGGAATTGGTCATACTCGCTGGGCAACTCATGGTAAGCCAACAGTTGATAATGCTCACCCTCATTTTGATGAAACTAAGCGTTTTTACTTGGTTCATAATGGTGTAATTGAAAATTATGTGGAGTTAAAAGAAAAATATTTACAAGGTGTTAAGTTCCATTCAAATACTGATACTGAAGTGGTTGTTCAATTAATTGGTAAAATTGCACGTGAAAAGAATTTAGACGGTTTTTCTGCATTTAAAGAAGCTTTGAAGTTAGTGAAGGGCTCATACGCTTTTCTTTTGGTTGATAATACTGAACCAGACCATGTTTTTATTGCAAAAAATAAGTCACCAATGATGCTCGGTCTTGGAGATGGATTTAATATTATTGCTTCTGATGCAATCTCTGTTTTAGATCAAACTAAGACTTTTGTTGATTTACAAGATGGTGACGTAGGTGACATTACCAAGGATTCTTACACAATTGAAACTGTTGACGGTAAAAAAGTTGAACGTAAACCTCACGTATTAGATATTGATCCAAATGCTGCTTCAAAAGGCACCTATGAATTCTATATGCTAAAAGAAATCGATGAGCAACCAAGCGTTATGCGTAAAATTTCTCAAACTTATTTTGATGAAAATGGTGACGTTAAGGTTGAGCCTCAAATCATTGATGCTCTTTCTAAAGCAGATCGAATTTACATTTATGCAGCAGGTACTAGTTACCATGCTGGATTAGTAGGAAAGACGCTTTTAGAACACTACACAGGTATTCCAATAGAGGTTGGTTTAGCTTCAGAAGCTGGCTATCATTTCCCAATGCTGAGTAAAAAGCCATTCTTTATTTTTCTAACTCAATCTGGTGAAACTGCTGATTCACGCGTTGTTTTAAAAGAAGTTAATAAGCGTAATATTCCAAGTTTAACCATTACTAACGTAGAGGGTTCAACTTTATCAAGAGAAGCAGACTACACTATGCTGCTCGAAGCAGGTCCTGAAATTGCCGTTGCATCTACTAAAGCTTATACTGCTCAAATTGCTGTTCAAGCAGTGCTTGCTAAAGCTTTGGGTGAAGCACTTAATAATCAAGATGCAAAAGACTGGAACTTAAAGCATGATTTAGCCATTGCAGCTGAAGGGATGCAACAGCTTGTTGACAGCAAGGAAAGTTTAAAAGAAATTGCTGACAAGTACTTAATTAAGTCACGCAATGCCTTCTATATTGGACGCGGAATTGACTATGCTGTTGCCTTAGAAGGAGCATTGAAGCTTAAGGAAGTTTCATACATTCAAACTGAAGGTTTTGCTGCAGCTGAATTAAAGCATGGAACTATTTCTCTTATAGAAAAAGGCACTCCAGTTATTGCTTTAATTAATGATCCAGCAACTGCCGATTTAACTCGTGGTAACATTCAAGAAGTTGTTTCTCGCGGAGCTAATATTATTACAATTGTTGGTAAGGACTTCGCTAGAGAGGGCGATGATGTGGTATTACCAGAAATTAACTACTATATGTCTGCGCTTTTAACTGTTGTACCGGCACAGCTGCTTGCATATTATGCTTCTAAAGATAAGGGATTAGACGTTGATAAGCCACGTAACTTAGCTAAGAGTGTGACTGTTGAATAA
- a CDS encoding helix-turn-helix domain-containing protein produces MLSKISILLTNHQLTLKDISQNQHLAEQDLRKALDENPDNWSSSVLSALSSSLNMRPGDLLELLDPVYSLKINDHSQMIQGIYIEDPEIYEQIRFVVESEHLEGWQPDEEDILRLLDEALNPSPTFQTEISQIWGGEDD; encoded by the coding sequence ATGCTATCAAAAATATCAATTTTACTTACAAATCACCAGCTTACATTAAAAGATATTTCTCAAAATCAACATTTGGCAGAACAAGATTTAAGAAAAGCACTCGACGAAAATCCTGATAATTGGTCCAGTTCGGTCTTATCAGCTTTGTCGTCATCTTTGAATATGCGACCTGGAGATTTATTAGAATTACTTGATCCGGTTTATTCTTTAAAGATTAATGATCATAGCCAAATGATTCAAGGAATCTATATTGAAGATCCTGAAATTTATGAACAAATTCGCTTTGTGGTAGAAAGTGAGCATTTAGAAGGTTGGCAACCTGATGAAGAGGATATTTTAAGATTGCTTGATGAAGCACTTAATCCATCTCCTACATTCCAAACTGAAATAAGTCAGATCTGGGGTGGGGAAGATGATTGA
- a CDS encoding Fic/DOC family protein, giving the protein MIEERKDTEWYRRKFLYPNGTLKNKLNIKDAAELAQKEYLGSAVRALAFLRKNKKITSVEDLKKIHKIMFGWLYDWAGQIRDYELIKGDTEFLEYTRIKFGIEEIDEKMRQLASQKELANTDYAFLLDRLNYLHPFREGNGRSSKLFLQAFAANHGQVIDYPRSNKELIIAQNNADINQIARLIKVKSKSKRIKC; this is encoded by the coding sequence ATGATTGAGGAGAGAAAAGATACAGAATGGTATCGTAGAAAATTTCTTTATCCCAATGGAACACTTAAAAATAAACTCAATATTAAGGATGCAGCAGAATTAGCGCAAAAAGAATACTTAGGTTCAGCTGTGCGCGCGTTAGCTTTTTTGAGGAAGAATAAAAAGATTACTAGCGTTGAAGACTTGAAGAAAATTCATAAAATTATGTTTGGTTGGCTTTATGATTGGGCAGGACAAATTCGAGATTATGAGCTGATTAAAGGAGATACTGAGTTTTTAGAATATACTCGAATTAAGTTTGGAATTGAAGAGATAGATGAGAAAATGAGGCAATTGGCTAGTCAAAAAGAACTTGCCAACACCGATTATGCCTTTTTGCTTGATCGCTTAAATTATCTTCATCCCTTTAGGGAAGGAAATGGTAGGAGTAGCAAGTTGTTTTTACAAGCTTTTGCTGCAAATCATGGTCAAGTTATTGATTATCCGCGGTCAAATAAAGAATTGATTATTGCTCAAAATAATGCAGATATTAACCAAATTGCTAGATTAATTAAGGTCAAGTCCAAATCCAAGAGAATTAAGTGTTAA
- a CDS encoding acyltransferase family protein has product MKKYQFLSFRIADIGDYLKVFACTAVMAQPIMALVMDIKQPTHTQDVFGFLYNLIKYTAPAFIFGILYTTIRTYDLKKHFSYRKYFRSNWSNLFVPTIWWTSIYLLEMPWEQQVNKYYNFPTFCWQFINGNAAPHLWYNTMMLQFIILMPLFWAISRYVGKNTKRGIIIAIVTFILYFTWLGFYDTYVFHGIHQNDWYLLDRVFISFFIYGVYGVLAWQLRDYVNAFLTNFWWLLSIIFIICFIWTNIELQDFGHPINFNNAPYYKPSMTLYSLAVIALIAAFCLHQVKKNSQTSLKVFHFLAIYAYRAYLSNVFWNQLVWRGLNMSFHAHYHPFLTFFGTWIFTWCLSFASAYLLHLCWSWVKENKLSRISFLFN; this is encoded by the coding sequence ATGAAAAAATATCAATTTTTATCATTTAGAATAGCTGATATTGGCGACTATCTTAAGGTCTTTGCATGTACTGCAGTTATGGCGCAACCAATTATGGCCTTAGTTATGGATATTAAGCAACCAACACATACTCAAGATGTTTTTGGCTTTCTATATAACCTAATAAAATATACCGCCCCTGCTTTTATTTTTGGAATCTTATATACAACTATTAGAACTTATGATTTGAAAAAACATTTTTCTTATCGGAAATATTTTCGCAGTAATTGGTCTAATTTATTTGTACCGACCATTTGGTGGACCTCAATCTATTTATTAGAAATGCCCTGGGAACAACAAGTAAATAAATACTATAATTTTCCAACTTTTTGTTGGCAATTCATTAACGGAAATGCGGCACCGCACCTTTGGTATAACACGATGATGCTACAATTTATCATCCTAATGCCACTCTTTTGGGCGATTAGTCGCTATGTAGGGAAGAATACTAAACGTGGAATAATAATTGCAATTGTCACATTTATCCTTTATTTCACTTGGCTTGGGTTTTACGATACCTATGTCTTTCATGGCATCCATCAAAATGACTGGTATTTACTGGATAGAGTTTTTATCTCTTTCTTTATCTATGGCGTCTATGGAGTTTTAGCCTGGCAATTACGCGATTATGTCAACGCATTTTTAACTAATTTTTGGTGGCTACTTAGTATTATTTTTATTATTTGTTTTATTTGGACCAATATTGAATTGCAAGATTTTGGCCACCCCATTAATTTTAATAATGCTCCATATTATAAACCTTCCATGACACTATACTCTTTAGCAGTAATTGCTCTTATTGCTGCATTTTGCTTGCATCAAGTAAAGAAAAATTCTCAAACTAGTTTAAAAGTTTTTCATTTTCTGGCTATTTACGCCTATCGTGCGTATCTTTCTAATGTATTCTGGAACCAATTAGTTTGGCGCGGTCTAAACATGTCGTTTCATGCTCACTATCATCCCTTTTTAACTTTCTTTGGAACATGGATTTTTACTTGGTGTCTATCTTTTGCTTCTGCTTACTTATTACATCTTTGCTGGAGTTGGGTTAAAGAAAATAAATTATCGAGAATTAGTTTTCTGTTCAATTAA